From the Jilunia laotingensis genome, the window TGTGATTTGCTTATCAGGCTTTCGCGTGACTTGCCGTAGCTTTGCACTTGATTAACTATTAACGATTTAAGCGAAATGTAAATGACAAAAACAAAGAACGAAAAGGAGGAGTTTATCCGAGTGGGTACAACCCTCTACAAGTTAGTGAACCAGCCCCGTCTGAACGGTGGCTATGTGAGGAAACGCATTGTGTGGAACAACGAGACACTACGGCAGGACTATGGCAAGGACTATCTCGCCACCGTGCCGAAGTATGACGGTTTCTGTACAGTCCCAAACCATGTGGATTATCGTCCCGTGGTGGACAAGTTTCTCAACCTCTATGAGCCGATAGAGCATTGTCCACAGCAAGGCGAGTTTCCCTGCATCCAATCATTGGTTCGCCACATTTTCGGGGAGCAATACGAGTTAGGAATGGACTATCTGCAACTGCTCTACCTGCAACCCGTACAAAAACTGCCCATCCTGCTGTTGATATCGGAAGAACGCAATACGGGCAAGAGCACGTTCCTGAACTTTCTGAAAGCCCTCTTTCAGAACAATGTCACGTTCAACACCAACGAGGACTTCCGCAGCCAGTTCAATTCCGATTGGGCAGGAAAACTCCTTATCGTGGTGGATGAAGTGCTGCTCAACCGCAGGGAGGACAGCGAGCGGTTGAAGAACCTCAGTACAACTCTATCCTATAAAGTGGAAGCCAAAGGCAAAGACCGTGACGAGATAGCGTTCTTTGCCAAGTTTGTGCTGTGCTCCAACAACGAGTATCTGCCCGTAATCATAGATGCAGGAGAAACACGCTATTGGGTACGCAAGATAGACCGCTTGCAGTCCGATGATACCGACTTCCTGCAAAAGCTGAAAGCGGAGATACCTGCCTTTCTCCATTTCCTGCAACACAGACAGCTATCCACCGAAAAAGAAAGCCGTATGTGGTTTGCACCCTCGTTGTTGCATACCGAAGCCTTGCGGAAGATTATCCGCAGCAACCGCAACCGATTGGAGATAGAGATACACGAACTTATCCTTGACATCATGGACAGTGTCGGTACGGACACATTCTCGTTCTGTTACAACGACCTTCTTCTTTTGCTGGTACACTCACAGGTAAAGGTGGAGAAGTACCAAGTACGGAAAGTGCTGCAAGAGTGTTGGAAACTTACTCCGGCATCCAACGGACTTACCTATACGACCTACCAATTTAATTACAATCGGGAGTGCCGTTATGAGCCGATTAAGAGAGTTGGACGGTTCTATACAGTCACAAGGAAGCAACTTGACTCCCTGTAACATCATTCTTTTTTTGTTGAATTGTTGAATAAGTATATAACCATGCTGAAAACAAACAACATACACTCTCAACAAATGCTCAACAATCGAAAAGAAATGTTGAGAAAACAACAGCATCCTTTGTTGGATTCTCTTTTTGTGAGTGGTTTGTTGAGAAGATGTTGAGGAAATAAAGCCTTAACATACAGCATAATATATGTGTCATTCATCAAATCAACATTATTACACTCATCATCAAATCCGTAGAAAGAATAAACCATGAACATCCAAGAAGCAAAACAAATCAGAATTGCAGACTATCTGCAAAGTTTGGGCTACACGCCCGTCAAACAGCAAGGCAACAGCCTTTGGTACAAATCACCATTCCGGGAGGAAACGGAAGCCTCGTTCAAAGTGAACACCGACCGTAACCTGTGGTTCGATTACGGGCTTGGCAAAGGCGGTAACATCATCGCTTTGGCAGAGGAACTATACGCATCCGACTATGTGCCCTACTTGCTCAACAAGATAGCGGAGCGAGTACCGCACATCCGTTCCGTATCTTTCTCTTTTCGCCAGCAAGCATCCGAACCGAGTTTCCAGCATTTGGAGGTGGGAGAACTTACCCATCCTGCATTGCTCCGTTATTTGCAGGAAAGGGGAATAAACATCAACTTGGCAAGGCTGGAATGTAAGGAGCTGCACTTCATCCATAACGGCAAGCCCTATTTCGCCATCGGCTTTCCCAATGTTGCCGGAGGATATGAAGTGCGTAACCGTTTTTTCAAGGGTTGCATCGCACCCAAAGACATCAGTTATATACGCCAGCAAGGAGAACAGCAAGAGAAGTGTCTCGTGTTCGAGGGTATGATGGACTATCTGTCCTTCCTCACGTTGCGGATGAAGAACTGCCCGACCATGCCCAATCTTGATGGGCAGGATTATGTCGTTCTCAATTCGGTTGCCAATGTTTCCAAAGCAATGGATGTGCTGCATGGGTACGAGCGCATCCACTGCCTGCTTGACAATGACGAGGCTGGAAGAAATGCCTACTTGGAATTGGCAAGAGAGTTCAGCGGTCGTATCAGGGACTTCTCCGACAACTACAACGGACATAAAGACCTGAACGATTACCTATGCGGTAAGTGGCAGAATGTAACCGTTAATCCACCTCCACGAACCATCGTAAAACCCAAAAAGAAAGGACTTGGATTATAGCACCTTGAACAAGAAAAACGTGAGATGCTCAAAACTCATTCCATAAGGATTGGGAGGTAGCAAGTTTGTGTTTCGGGCGTACCGAAACCGCTTGCTACCCACTTCCCAAGTTTCGGAAGATGGCATCCCGTTGGTCTATACAGTATAATCAGTAACAGAATTAGAAGAAACGAAATATGGAACAGAACAAGGAACGTAACAAGGGTGGTCGCCCCAAGAAGGAAGCGACCGAGAAACTGAAATACCGTGTCGCGGTGAAGATGGCGACAGCCGACTACTACCGTCTGCTGACACGGGCGCATGAGGCTGGTGTATCACCGAGTGAATATATGAGGGGGTGTTTCCGGAACGGTCATGTGAAAGAACGACTGTCTGAGGAACACGCCGGATACATCCGCCAACTCTGTGGCATGGCGAACAATCTCAACCAGCTTGCGCACAAGGCTAACGCCGGAGGCTTCCACGATGAACGGTGGGACTGCAAGGTGGCAGTGGCAAGGATTCACGAACTCTTAACCAAGATAGGGATATGATGGCGAAAATCGTAAAGGGAAGCGACTTCAAGGGTGTGGTGGATTATATCCTTGATAAAGGAAAGAATGCCCAAGTTGTCGCATATGATGGCTTGTTTATGGAGAACAAGGAAACCATTGCCATGAGTTTCAATGCCCAGTCGCTGATGAACGGCAATGTGGCGAAACCTGTCGGGCATATCGCATTGAGTTTTTCCAAAGAGGATGAGCCACGTCTGACGAACTGTGTCATGGGAGGTATCGCACTTGAATATATGGAACGGATGGGAATCAAGGACACGCAGTTCTTCATCGCCCGTCATTTCGACAAGGAGCATCCGCACGTGCATATCGCCTTCAACCGCATAGACAACAACGGCAATACCATATCCGACAGGCACGAGCGTCTGCGCAGTACCCGTATCTGCAAGGAACTAACCTTGATATATGGCTTGCACATGGCAAACGGGAAGGAGAATGTCAAACGCAACCGATTGAAAGAGCCGGATAAGACAAAGTACGAGCTTTACGACATCCTTAAAACGGAAGTCGGCATATGTGGAAACTGGGGCGTGCTTGTCGCAAATCTAAAACGGCAAGGAGTGGAAGTGCATTTCAGCCACAGAGGACAGACGGACGAGATACAAGGCGTAGTGTTCACCAAGAACGGCTACCACTTCAACGGGTCCAAGGTGGATAGGCGTTTCAGCTATTCCAAGATTGACGCAGCTTTGCAGAGTAACAGATGCAGGGAACGGAAAGGAATGATGACCAACGAATATGAAGTTGCTACACCAAGTACACCATCCAGCATAGCACAAAGTGAGTTCTTCAACGGTTCATTGGGATTGCTGAACGGTAGTGATTCTTCTTGCAACGCTGCTGATGTAGAAGCCAATCAGGAAATGGCAGAGATACTTCGTAGAAAGAAGAAACGCAAACGAGGAATGAGATTGTAACAACCATAGAACATAGTCCGGTGGAAAATTTCATCGGCGACTATATTATAATCGGACGTTCGGGATTATGTGCGAAAGATGAAATCCATCCGAACGGGATAAAAACAAAACAAAGAGATAAGGGTGAATTATTGGATTGTATTCGCTCTTATCTCTTTTCGACTAAAGATAAGTTAAAATGATACTGCACAAATAAAAATAATCGGAAACACTTGCGCATTCCGAAATATGCTCGTAATTTTGCGAACAACAAACAACACCGTGAAAATGGATAATAAAGAATATACTACAACTCAAGAGCAACTTGCCCGGTTCGCCAAAGCAATGGGACATCCAGCGAGAATGGCAATTCTTGAATTTCTGATAAAGCAAAATACGTGTTTTTTCGGAGATATACATGAGGTACTGCCGATTTCTAAAGCAACTGTTTCTCAGCATCTGAAAGAGCTGAAAGATGCAGGATTGATACAGGGAGAAATAGAAACTCCCAAAGTAAAATACTGCATCAACCGTGAAAATTGGAAGATTGCCGGCACAGTTGCATAAGTCCGTGGCAATATAATCATGTTATCCAAAGATCATAGACGCTCTGAACATAAAGAAAGGTAAATCCTGCACACCGCGTAGTTGTGCTCTAAAGCCTTTCAACTTAGAGTTAAGAGATTCAGCATGAGCATTGGTTGATCTGTTTATGAAGTAATTTAGTACTTCTTCTTCCTTATACTTGATGGCATCCCTTGCAGCCTTTACTTCACGCAACGTACAAGCTAATACCTTCTGATACCACTCATGCAGTTTAACCTTAGCAGTACCCCGGTCGATAGACTTGTTGCTAAACACGCTTCTTAGGCTACAAATCAAAGTATATGCTTCCTTTATCTTTGGGAACATCCTGAAAAGTATCTTTGCACGTGTTTTCTGCCTGTCTGTCCATTTCTCACCACTCACACTCAGCAGATACTTGCTTCTTGTCAGCAGTTCTATGACAGTCTCGCCATTGGCAAGCATGGTTGGCCTGAAGCGTTTGTTCAACCTCTGTGGCTTGCGTCCCCGCTTCTTGCCTTTGTATTTCTTTGGATGTTTCTTGCGGTAGTATTTACGGCTCTTTATCAGCTGTTCAAGTTTCTTTTTGAACATGGCCTTCTCCTTGTTTTGTGCTTTCTGTGCTTCTCGTTTAGCTTTGAGGCGGAGTTCCTCCACTGCTTCGATACAACGCTTGACGATATGGAAGCAGTCAATGACTATGGCTGCATTAGGAAAGGCTTCTGTGACGACAGCAAACATGCTGTCAGAGAAGTCCATGGTAACTTCCTCGACCTGCTCTCGCTGTTCCTGCGGTATCTGCATAAGAACATTGATAATGTCTGAGGCCTTAGTGCCTTTTACAGCTGCTATTAAGGTGTGACGTTTTCCATGCCCTTCTTTGTTGGTCAAGAATGTCATCAGATCCTTGTGAAGCATGGTCTCGTCAATGCCCA encodes:
- a CDS encoding primase-helicase family protein, which encodes MTKTKNEKEEFIRVGTTLYKLVNQPRLNGGYVRKRIVWNNETLRQDYGKDYLATVPKYDGFCTVPNHVDYRPVVDKFLNLYEPIEHCPQQGEFPCIQSLVRHIFGEQYELGMDYLQLLYLQPVQKLPILLLISEERNTGKSTFLNFLKALFQNNVTFNTNEDFRSQFNSDWAGKLLIVVDEVLLNRREDSERLKNLSTTLSYKVEAKGKDRDEIAFFAKFVLCSNNEYLPVIIDAGETRYWVRKIDRLQSDDTDFLQKLKAEIPAFLHFLQHRQLSTEKESRMWFAPSLLHTEALRKIIRSNRNRLEIEIHELILDIMDSVGTDTFSFCYNDLLLLLVHSQVKVEKYQVRKVLQECWKLTPASNGLTYTTYQFNYNRECRYEPIKRVGRFYTVTRKQLDSL
- a CDS encoding toprim domain-containing protein, whose product is MNIQEAKQIRIADYLQSLGYTPVKQQGNSLWYKSPFREETEASFKVNTDRNLWFDYGLGKGGNIIALAEELYASDYVPYLLNKIAERVPHIRSVSFSFRQQASEPSFQHLEVGELTHPALLRYLQERGININLARLECKELHFIHNGKPYFAIGFPNVAGGYEVRNRFFKGCIAPKDISYIRQQGEQQEKCLVFEGMMDYLSFLTLRMKNCPTMPNLDGQDYVVLNSVANVSKAMDVLHGYERIHCLLDNDEAGRNAYLELAREFSGRIRDFSDNYNGHKDLNDYLCGKWQNVTVNPPPRTIVKPKKKGLGL
- a CDS encoding MobC family plasmid mobilization relaxosome protein, which codes for MEQNKERNKGGRPKKEATEKLKYRVAVKMATADYYRLLTRAHEAGVSPSEYMRGCFRNGHVKERLSEEHAGYIRQLCGMANNLNQLAHKANAGGFHDERWDCKVAVARIHELLTKIGI
- a CDS encoding relaxase/mobilization nuclease domain-containing protein, giving the protein MMAKIVKGSDFKGVVDYILDKGKNAQVVAYDGLFMENKETIAMSFNAQSLMNGNVAKPVGHIALSFSKEDEPRLTNCVMGGIALEYMERMGIKDTQFFIARHFDKEHPHVHIAFNRIDNNGNTISDRHERLRSTRICKELTLIYGLHMANGKENVKRNRLKEPDKTKYELYDILKTEVGICGNWGVLVANLKRQGVEVHFSHRGQTDEIQGVVFTKNGYHFNGSKVDRRFSYSKIDAALQSNRCRERKGMMTNEYEVATPSTPSSIAQSEFFNGSLGLLNGSDSSCNAADVEANQEMAEILRRKKKRKRGMRL
- a CDS encoding ArsR/SmtB family transcription factor; protein product: MDNKEYTTTQEQLARFAKAMGHPARMAILEFLIKQNTCFFGDIHEVLPISKATVSQHLKELKDAGLIQGEIETPKVKYCINRENWKIAGTVA
- a CDS encoding transposase, translated to MDTYPITARSLGLYFKVDGNNLERAYKDHLSGFRNWEQASHAEDWVLHPKNIGKRLGIDETMLHKDLMTFLTNKEGHGKRHTLIAAVKGTKASDIINVLMQIPQEQREQVEEVTMDFSDSMFAVVTEAFPNAAIVIDCFHIVKRCIEAVEELRLKAKREAQKAQNKEKAMFKKKLEQLIKSRKYYRKKHPKKYKGKKRGRKPQRLNKRFRPTMLANGETVIELLTRSKYLLSVSGEKWTDRQKTRAKILFRMFPKIKEAYTLICSLRSVFSNKSIDRGTAKVKLHEWYQKVLACTLREVKAARDAIKYKEEEVLNYFINRSTNAHAESLNSKLKGFRAQLRGVQDLPFFMFRASMIFG